A genomic window from Blastococcus saxobsidens DD2 includes:
- a CDS encoding serine/threonine-protein kinase, with the protein MSAAVPPGEPGACQPPTVPGYTLEALLGRGGSGEVWRAVPREGGTPVAVKVLVAGDPERQAREAALLGELDHPHLVRLHEVVHQPRRGGAPRVALVLELLAGGSLADLLGRRGRLRPGEVVTAMAPVAAALAHAHAHGVVHGDLSPGNIVFTAEGRPVLTDLGVARVLGETAAAEVTPAYVDPAVARGGAPGPASDVFGVAAAAFHALTGIAPWNAATPADTLAVAAAGTVPDLAELAPEAPPELVGVISRGLAADPLDRGSAAAFALDLRRACRPEPVALSGAAGAVGSGRPDPRAELTHVVPGRRPRPAPAIVAPPARSHRRARGVSAARTTGPLARVLLVASLVLAALAVTAWAGTRWAGYSGAPGTSVVAATSAAPAPSLPATTPGVVPPSPPSVVAGVPDPISADDWRVLVTQLYARRAEALSGDPAALGEVYAQGSSLKAADAEHARTLAAAGEQLDGFAPAVVELAVVSTTAERAELRLTDRWPDYRVVPAGRPDGAPLRTVAGRPDAEVRMTLVRTPSGWRIESARRLA; encoded by the coding sequence ATGTCCGCCGCCGTCCCGCCCGGAGAGCCGGGTGCCTGCCAGCCGCCCACCGTTCCCGGCTACACCCTCGAGGCGTTGCTCGGCCGGGGCGGCTCCGGAGAGGTGTGGCGGGCCGTTCCGCGGGAAGGCGGGACGCCGGTCGCGGTGAAGGTCCTGGTCGCCGGCGACCCGGAGCGGCAGGCACGCGAGGCAGCACTGCTCGGCGAGCTGGACCACCCGCACCTGGTCCGGTTGCACGAGGTCGTCCACCAGCCCCGCCGCGGCGGTGCGCCACGGGTCGCACTGGTGCTGGAGCTGCTCGCCGGGGGCAGCCTCGCCGACCTGCTCGGCCGGCGCGGCCGGTTGCGTCCGGGCGAGGTCGTGACGGCCATGGCCCCGGTGGCGGCGGCCCTCGCGCACGCGCACGCGCACGGCGTGGTCCACGGCGACCTCTCGCCGGGCAACATCGTCTTCACCGCCGAAGGACGCCCGGTGCTCACGGACCTGGGCGTCGCCCGGGTGCTGGGGGAGACCGCGGCCGCCGAGGTCACTCCCGCCTACGTCGACCCGGCGGTCGCCCGGGGCGGCGCACCCGGCCCTGCCTCCGACGTGTTCGGCGTCGCCGCGGCGGCCTTCCACGCGCTCACCGGGATCGCACCGTGGAACGCCGCCACCCCGGCCGACACCCTCGCGGTGGCCGCCGCGGGCACCGTCCCCGACCTGGCCGAACTGGCCCCCGAGGCGCCACCGGAGCTGGTCGGGGTCATCTCCCGCGGGCTCGCGGCAGATCCCCTCGACCGGGGCAGCGCCGCAGCCTTCGCGCTGGACCTGCGGCGCGCGTGCCGGCCGGAACCCGTGGCCCTGTCCGGAGCCGCCGGCGCGGTCGGCTCCGGTCGTCCCGACCCACGGGCCGAGCTCACCCACGTGGTGCCCGGCCGCCGCCCTCGGCCGGCCCCGGCCATCGTCGCCCCTCCGGCGCGGTCCCACCGCCGGGCGAGAGGTGTCTCGGCAGCCCGGACGACCGGTCCGCTGGCCCGGGTCCTGCTCGTCGCGTCACTCGTCCTCGCGGCGCTGGCCGTGACCGCATGGGCGGGCACCCGCTGGGCCGGGTACAGCGGTGCCCCGGGCACCTCCGTGGTCGCGGCCACGTCCGCCGCTCCCGCGCCGTCGCTGCCGGCGACCACGCCGGGCGTCGTCCCGCCTTCCCCGCCCTCCGTGGTCGCCGGCGTCCCGGATCCCATCAGCGCCGATGACTGGCGCGTCCTGGTCACGCAGCTGTACGCCCGGCGGGCCGAGGCGCTGAGCGGCGATCCGGCGGCGCTCGGCGAGGTCTACGCCCAGGGCAGCTCACTGAAGGCAGCCGACGCCGAGCACGCCCGCACGCTCGCCGCCGCGGGGGAGCAGCTGGACGGGTTCGCCCCGGCAGTCGTCGAGCTCGCCGTCGTCTCCACCACGGCGGAGCGGGCCGAGCTGCGGCTCACCGACCGCTGGCCGGACTACCGCGTGGTGCCGGCCGGCCGCCCGGACGGTGCCCCGCTGCGCACGGTGGCCGGCCGGCCGGACGCCGAGGTCCGGATGACGCTGGTGCGCACGCCATCCGGATGGCGGATCGAGTCCGCGCGCCGGCTGGCCTGA
- a CDS encoding TIGR01777 family oxidoreductase, giving the protein MKIAITGASGQIGSRLVPVLRADGHEVIRLVRRTPRTGDEHRWDPQHRRMDPSVLVDVDAVVNLAGASITPRPWTRTYEERLLTSRVDSTATISEALAAAAAADPGRPRILLSGSGISYYGDTADRVVTEDDPQGAGFMARMCAAWEDAAAPAGAAGVRVAFLRTGLVIAGGAPLMKVLGLVFRLGLGGRIGSGQQYWPWIALADEIGAIRHLLATDVAGPVNLTAPDPVTNTEFTRTLGRVLRRPTPLPVPEFPLVLALRDFGRCNVVGGQRALPTQLQQSGYTFTETSLEGALRTAVRRG; this is encoded by the coding sequence ATGAAGATCGCGATCACCGGCGCCTCTGGCCAGATCGGCAGCCGACTGGTCCCTGTGCTGCGGGCGGACGGCCACGAGGTCATCCGGCTCGTGAGGCGCACCCCGCGGACGGGCGACGAGCACCGCTGGGACCCGCAGCACCGCCGCATGGACCCGTCCGTGCTGGTCGACGTCGACGCCGTCGTGAACCTCGCCGGGGCGTCGATCACGCCCCGCCCGTGGACCCGCACCTACGAGGAGCGGCTGCTCACCAGTCGGGTCGACAGCACGGCCACGATCAGCGAAGCCCTGGCGGCGGCGGCCGCGGCCGACCCCGGACGCCCGCGGATCCTTCTCTCCGGGTCGGGGATCAGCTACTACGGCGACACGGCCGACCGGGTGGTCACCGAGGACGACCCGCAGGGGGCCGGGTTCATGGCCCGCATGTGCGCGGCGTGGGAGGACGCGGCCGCACCGGCCGGCGCGGCCGGCGTCCGAGTGGCCTTCCTCCGGACCGGTCTCGTCATCGCCGGCGGCGCCCCACTCATGAAGGTGCTCGGGCTGGTGTTCCGCCTGGGCCTCGGTGGCCGCATCGGGTCCGGCCAGCAGTACTGGCCCTGGATCGCACTGGCCGACGAGATCGGCGCCATCCGTCACCTGCTCGCCACTGACGTAGCCGGTCCGGTCAACCTCACCGCTCCCGACCCGGTGACGAACACCGAATTCACCCGCACCCTCGGCCGGGTCCTGCGCCGACCCACGCCTCTCCCCGTGCCTGAGTTCCCGCTCGTCCTGGCGCTGCGCGACTTCGGGCGCTGCAACGTCGTCGGCGGTCAGCGCGCACTGCCCACGCAACTGCAGCAGTCGGGCTACACGTTCACGGAGACCTCTCTGGAGGGCGCCCTCCGCACCGCCGTTCGACGAGGATGA
- the sucB gene encoding 2-oxoglutarate dehydrogenase, E2 component, dihydrolipoamide succinyltransferase, protein MPTSVTMPALGESVTEGTVTRWLKQEGEQVEVDEPLLEVSTDKVDTEIPSPAAGVLTKILVAEDETVEVGAELAVIGGDGDDGGDAAPPASAEDADTTPQTPDQQVEDADLGSAEPEQPAEQQEEPAPAAADSGSEGGGGGSEGGGGGGGEGTPVTMPALGESVTEGTVTRWLKAVGEEVTADEPLLEVSTDKVDTEIPAPVSGTLLEITVNEDETVDVGAQLAVIGSGAAGGGSAPAPAPQQEAPEEAPAAPEPQAAPEAKQATTETAQPGGDYGASGAQPAASPTSAPAPRVAPQAPSAPAPSGDGGGSQYVTPLVRRLAAEHGVDLNSVSGTGVGGRIRKQDVLAAAEKSAAPAESAPAPSSSGGTRTPSPAATPDTSVRGRTEKLSRLRTVIAKRMVESLQVSAQLTTVVEADVTRIAQLRQQAKGGFEAREGVKLSFLPFFAKAAVEALKQHPSVNASIDLEGGTVTYHDAENLGVAVDTERGLLVPVIHGAGDLSIGGLARKINDLAERTRTNKVTPDELGGGTFTLTNTGSRGALFDTPIINQPQVAILGTGSVVKRPVVVQDAELGEVIAVRSMIYLALTYDHRIVDGADAARFLTTVRERLEAGQFHGELGLS, encoded by the coding sequence ATGCCGACCTCCGTCACCATGCCCGCCCTGGGCGAGAGCGTCACCGAGGGCACGGTCACCCGCTGGCTCAAGCAGGAGGGTGAGCAGGTCGAGGTCGACGAGCCCCTCCTCGAGGTCTCGACCGACAAGGTCGACACCGAGATCCCGTCGCCGGCCGCCGGCGTGCTGACCAAGATCCTGGTGGCCGAGGACGAGACCGTGGAGGTCGGCGCGGAGCTGGCCGTCATAGGTGGGGACGGCGACGACGGTGGCGACGCCGCCCCGCCCGCCTCCGCCGAGGACGCCGACACCACACCGCAGACGCCTGACCAGCAGGTGGAGGACGCCGACCTCGGTTCCGCGGAGCCGGAGCAGCCCGCGGAGCAGCAGGAGGAGCCCGCCCCGGCAGCGGCCGACAGCGGCTCCGAGGGGGGCGGCGGCGGCTCCGAAGGTGGCGGCGGCGGTGGCGGTGAGGGCACCCCGGTCACCATGCCGGCGCTCGGCGAGAGCGTCACCGAGGGCACCGTCACCCGCTGGCTCAAGGCCGTGGGCGAGGAGGTGACCGCCGACGAGCCGCTGCTCGAGGTCTCCACCGACAAGGTGGACACCGAGATCCCCGCTCCGGTCAGCGGCACCCTCCTCGAGATCACGGTCAACGAGGACGAGACCGTCGACGTCGGCGCCCAGCTCGCCGTCATCGGCAGCGGTGCCGCCGGCGGCGGCTCCGCCCCCGCCCCGGCACCGCAGCAGGAGGCCCCGGAGGAGGCTCCTGCCGCTCCGGAGCCCCAGGCCGCCCCGGAGGCCAAGCAGGCCACGACCGAGACGGCGCAGCCCGGTGGGGACTACGGCGCCAGCGGCGCCCAGCCGGCCGCCTCGCCGACGTCCGCACCGGCGCCCCGGGTGGCTCCCCAGGCACCGTCCGCCCCCGCCCCGTCGGGCGACGGCGGCGGCAGCCAGTACGTCACGCCGCTGGTGCGCCGTCTGGCCGCCGAGCACGGTGTCGACCTGAACTCCGTCTCGGGTACCGGCGTCGGTGGCCGGATCCGCAAGCAGGACGTGCTCGCGGCGGCGGAGAAGTCCGCCGCCCCGGCCGAGTCCGCCCCGGCACCGTCGAGCTCGGGCGGCACCCGGACCCCGTCCCCGGCGGCCACGCCGGACACGTCGGTCCGCGGCCGCACGGAGAAGCTGTCCCGTCTCCGCACGGTCATCGCCAAGCGGATGGTCGAGTCGCTGCAGGTGAGCGCGCAGCTGACCACCGTCGTGGAGGCCGATGTCACCCGCATCGCGCAGCTGCGGCAGCAGGCGAAGGGCGGCTTCGAGGCTCGCGAGGGCGTGAAGCTGTCGTTCCTGCCGTTCTTCGCGAAGGCCGCCGTCGAGGCGCTCAAGCAGCACCCGTCGGTGAATGCGTCGATCGACCTCGAGGGCGGCACGGTCACCTACCACGACGCGGAGAACCTCGGGGTGGCCGTCGACACCGAGCGGGGCCTGCTGGTCCCGGTGATCCACGGCGCCGGCGACCTGAGCATCGGTGGGCTCGCCCGCAAGATCAATGACCTGGCCGAGCGCACCCGCACGAACAAGGTGACGCCCGACGAGCTGGGCGGGGGCACGTTCACGCTGACCAACACCGGCAGCCGCGGCGCGCTCTTCGACACGCCGATCATCAACCAGCCGCAGGTGGCCATCCTGGGCACCGGCTCGGTGGTGAAGCGCCCGGTCGTCGTCCAGGACGCCGAGCTGGGCGAGGTGATCGCGGTCCGGTCGATGATCTACCTGGCCCTCACCTACGACCACCGGATCGTCGACGGTGCCGACGCCGCCCGCTTCCTCACCACGGTGCGGGAACGGCTCGAGGCCGGCCAGTTCCACGGGGAGCTCGGCCTCTCCTGA
- a CDS encoding protoporphyrinogen/coproporphyrinogen oxidase: MPLRAEVLVVGAGLAGLSAATRLADAGLDVQVLEAYGHVGGRVASERIDGFVVDRGFQVFNTGYPRAADLDLPALELGCFERGAVLRVDGRAHRVIDPRQRPTAALGTAAAPLGSLREKAALVAFSLRAGYSPVGFLLRAPEETAERALRSAGVGAAAVERFLRPFLAGVLLEDQLASSSRYVDLLWRSFVRGATGLPADGMQAIGEQLAARLGTGRVHLHTAVRSVHPGSVVTDDGTWRADAVVVATDPVTAAGLLPAVDATAPRQVTTHLHVLPESPWPTPLIVLGQPGGRLVNSAVVSDAQPRYSPDGRALVASSTLDPTPEAEVRGEVAAAHGVSPSDLEHLTTVTVRGAQPAALPPLQLRRPVDLGNGLFVCGDHRDTPSIQGAMASGARAARAALGALRRPGPPDHRSAG; this comes from the coding sequence ATGCCGCTGCGGGCCGAGGTCCTGGTTGTGGGGGCGGGACTGGCAGGGCTGTCGGCGGCGACACGGCTGGCCGACGCCGGCCTGGACGTGCAGGTGCTCGAGGCCTACGGGCACGTCGGCGGGCGCGTCGCGAGCGAGCGCATCGACGGCTTCGTCGTCGACCGCGGGTTCCAGGTCTTCAACACCGGCTACCCCCGGGCGGCCGACCTCGACCTGCCCGCCCTGGAACTGGGCTGCTTCGAGCGGGGGGCGGTGCTCCGGGTCGATGGCCGGGCACACCGGGTGATCGATCCCCGGCAGCGCCCCACCGCGGCGCTGGGCACGGCGGCGGCACCGCTGGGATCACTCCGGGAGAAGGCCGCCCTGGTCGCCTTCTCCCTCCGGGCCGGCTACTCCCCCGTCGGCTTTCTGCTCCGGGCACCGGAGGAGACGGCCGAGCGGGCGCTGCGCTCGGCCGGGGTCGGGGCGGCTGCGGTGGAGCGCTTCCTCCGGCCCTTCCTCGCCGGGGTCCTGCTCGAGGACCAGCTGGCCTCCTCCAGCCGGTACGTGGACCTGCTCTGGCGCAGCTTCGTCCGGGGCGCCACCGGGCTCCCCGCCGACGGCATGCAGGCCATCGGTGAACAGCTGGCCGCCCGCCTCGGCACCGGCCGGGTGCACCTGCACACCGCCGTGCGCTCGGTGCACCCCGGATCGGTGGTCACCGACGACGGCACGTGGCGGGCCGACGCCGTCGTCGTCGCCACCGACCCCGTCACGGCGGCCGGGCTGCTCCCTGCCGTCGACGCCACCGCACCCCGGCAGGTCACCACGCACCTGCACGTGCTGCCCGAGTCGCCCTGGCCGACGCCGCTGATCGTGCTGGGCCAGCCGGGCGGCCGGCTGGTCAACAGCGCGGTCGTGTCCGATGCCCAGCCTCGGTACAGCCCTGACGGGCGGGCCCTGGTCGCCAGCTCCACCCTCGACCCGACGCCGGAGGCCGAGGTGCGCGGCGAGGTGGCGGCGGCCCACGGCGTGTCGCCGTCGGACCTCGAGCACCTGACCACGGTCACGGTGCGCGGCGCCCAGCCGGCCGCCCTGCCGCCGCTGCAGCTACGCCGCCCGGTCGACCTCGGGAACGGCCTGTTCGTCTGCGGTGATCACCGGGACACCCCGTCCATCCAGGGCGCGATGGCCAGCGGCGCCCGGGCGGCACGCGCCGCCCTGGGCGCGCTTCGCCGCCCCGGCCCACCCGACCACCGGAGCGCCGGCTGA
- the lipB gene encoding lipoyl(octanoyl) transferase LipB: MSELRVVRAGTVPYEEAWDRQRELHAQRVAGEIPDTLLLLEHPSVYTAGRRTEPHERPFDGTPVIDVDRGGKITWHGPGQLVGYPIVALPDPVDVVAYVRRLEGALIEVCAGFGVDAGRVEGRSGVWLPADSPGAGFRPERKVAAIGIRVARGVTMHGFALNCDPDLGAFGAIVPCGIPDAGVTSLSAELGRDVAVADALDPVEEAMRGVLSGAPAT, encoded by the coding sequence GTGAGCGAACTGCGGGTGGTGCGCGCCGGAACCGTCCCCTACGAGGAGGCCTGGGACCGGCAGCGGGAGCTGCACGCCCAGCGGGTGGCCGGCGAGATCCCCGACACCCTGCTGCTGCTCGAGCACCCGTCGGTCTACACCGCCGGCCGGCGCACCGAGCCGCACGAGCGGCCGTTCGACGGCACACCGGTCATCGACGTCGACCGCGGCGGCAAGATCACCTGGCACGGGCCCGGGCAACTGGTCGGCTACCCGATCGTCGCGCTGCCCGACCCGGTGGACGTCGTCGCCTACGTCCGGCGGCTCGAAGGTGCGCTGATCGAGGTCTGCGCCGGCTTCGGGGTGGACGCCGGCCGCGTCGAGGGGCGCAGCGGCGTCTGGCTGCCCGCCGACTCCCCCGGCGCGGGCTTCCGGCCGGAACGGAAGGTCGCCGCGATCGGTATCCGGGTGGCCCGGGGCGTCACCATGCACGGCTTCGCGCTGAACTGCGACCCCGACCTGGGGGCCTTCGGCGCGATCGTGCCCTGCGGGATCCCGGACGCCGGCGTCACCTCGCTGTCGGCCGAGCTCGGCCGGGATGTTGCGGTCGCCGACGCGCTCGACCCGGTCGAGGAAGCCATGCGCGGAGTCCTCTCCGGCGCGCCGGCCACCTGA
- the leuS gene encoding leucine--tRNA ligase: MSQTADQPNVEQAPGGVPPHRYTPALAQRMELDWQDRWAAEGTFHTPNPVGRLSEGFEKIADRPKYFVMDMFPYPSGAGLHVGHPLGYLGTDVTSRFRRMDGDNVLHPMGYDAFGLPAEQYAVQTGQHPRITTEANIAAIRAQLRRLGVDHDDRRSFATIDPAYYKWTQWIFLQIFGSWFDETADGGTGKARRIAELVAELDAGTREPAAGTNPYGRPWAELSEAERGAVVDAHRLAYLHEAPVNWCPGLGTVLSNEEVTPDGRSERGNFPVFRRPLKQWMMRITAYADRLLDDLDRLDWSDSLKLMQRNWIGRSTGARIRFVTGDETIEVFTTRPDTLFGATYMVLAPEHPLVDALTASAWPEGADPRWTGGAATPADAVRAYQRQASRRSELDRQDAGREKTGVWLGVTAVNPVNGRELPVFIADYVLTGYGTGAIMAVPGEDQRDWDFARAFGLDVVPTVERPAGFDDSSGAYTGPGRMINSSNDEISLDGLDKATAIATVTDWLVRRGAGEATTTYKLRDWLFSRQRYWGEPFPIVYDANDRPVAVPESMLPVLLPEVDDYSPKTFSDDDADSAPEPPLSRATEWTTVELDLGDGVQEYRRETNTMPNWAGSCWYYLRYLDPGDDTQMVDPELERYWMGPRGEGDVGGVDLYVGGVEHAVLHLLYARFWHKVLHDLGYVSSEEPFRRLVNQGYISAYAYTDERGFYVPAAEVVEKDGGFFFEGEPVTREYGKIGKSLKNMVTPDEMIGAYGADTFRVYEMSTGPLEQSRPWETKAVVGSQRLLQRIWRVVVDEETGAVRASDAEPAEETLRTLHKAIDGVRDGYSTLRFNIAIARITELTNHLTQVFGADTPVPRAVAEPLVLLVAPLAPHLAEELWSRLGHHGSTAWTPFPEADQRWLVEDTVQVAVQVNGKVRSQVTVPTDADAAALETAARADEKVAGYLDGATIRRVVAVPGRLVNFVLG, from the coding sequence ATGAGCCAGACCGCCGACCAGCCGAACGTCGAGCAGGCGCCGGGTGGCGTCCCGCCGCACCGGTACACGCCGGCGCTCGCCCAGCGCATGGAGCTGGACTGGCAGGACCGGTGGGCCGCCGAGGGCACCTTCCACACGCCCAACCCCGTCGGCCGGCTCAGCGAGGGCTTCGAGAAGATCGCCGACCGCCCCAAGTACTTCGTGATGGACATGTTCCCGTACCCGTCGGGCGCGGGCCTGCACGTCGGGCACCCGCTGGGCTACCTCGGCACCGACGTCACGAGCCGGTTCCGCCGGATGGACGGCGACAACGTGCTGCACCCCATGGGCTACGACGCATTCGGCCTGCCCGCCGAGCAGTACGCCGTCCAGACCGGTCAGCACCCGCGGATCACCACCGAGGCCAACATCGCCGCGATCAGGGCGCAGCTGCGGCGGCTGGGCGTCGACCACGACGACCGCCGCAGCTTCGCCACCATCGACCCGGCGTACTACAAGTGGACCCAGTGGATCTTCCTGCAGATCTTCGGGTCCTGGTTCGACGAGACGGCCGACGGCGGCACGGGCAAGGCCCGCCGGATCGCCGAGCTGGTGGCCGAGCTGGACGCCGGCACCCGGGAGCCGGCGGCCGGCACGAACCCGTACGGCCGCCCGTGGGCGGAGCTGAGCGAGGCGGAGCGCGGCGCCGTCGTCGACGCACACCGGCTGGCCTACCTGCACGAGGCCCCGGTCAACTGGTGCCCCGGGCTGGGGACGGTGCTGTCCAACGAGGAGGTCACGCCCGACGGCCGGTCCGAGCGCGGCAACTTCCCGGTGTTCCGGCGCCCGCTCAAGCAGTGGATGATGCGGATCACCGCCTACGCCGACCGGCTGCTCGACGACCTGGACCGGCTCGACTGGTCGGACTCGCTGAAGTTGATGCAGCGCAACTGGATCGGCCGCTCGACCGGCGCGAGGATCCGGTTCGTCACCGGTGACGAGACGATCGAGGTCTTCACCACCCGGCCGGACACCCTGTTCGGAGCCACCTACATGGTGCTGGCGCCGGAGCACCCGCTGGTCGACGCGCTGACGGCGTCCGCCTGGCCCGAGGGCGCCGACCCGCGCTGGACCGGGGGAGCGGCCACCCCGGCCGACGCCGTCCGCGCCTACCAGCGGCAGGCTTCCCGCCGCTCGGAGCTGGACCGCCAGGACGCCGGCCGGGAGAAGACCGGCGTCTGGCTGGGCGTCACCGCCGTCAACCCCGTGAACGGTCGCGAGCTGCCCGTCTTCATCGCCGACTACGTGCTGACCGGCTACGGCACCGGCGCGATCATGGCCGTGCCCGGCGAGGACCAGCGGGACTGGGACTTCGCCCGGGCCTTCGGGCTCGACGTGGTGCCCACGGTCGAGCGGCCGGCCGGCTTCGACGACAGCAGCGGCGCCTACACCGGCCCCGGCCGCATGATCAACTCGTCGAACGACGAGATCTCGCTGGACGGTCTGGACAAGGCCACCGCGATCGCCACCGTCACCGACTGGCTGGTACGGCGGGGCGCGGGGGAGGCCACCACCACCTACAAGCTGCGGGACTGGCTGTTCAGCCGGCAGCGCTACTGGGGTGAGCCGTTCCCGATCGTCTACGACGCGAACGACCGGCCCGTCGCGGTGCCGGAGTCGATGCTCCCGGTGCTGCTGCCCGAGGTGGACGACTATTCGCCCAAGACGTTCTCCGACGACGACGCCGACTCCGCCCCGGAACCGCCGCTGTCCCGGGCCACCGAGTGGACGACCGTCGAGCTGGACCTGGGCGACGGCGTGCAGGAGTACCGCCGCGAGACCAACACGATGCCCAACTGGGCGGGCTCGTGCTGGTACTACCTGCGCTACCTCGACCCCGGCGACGACACGCAGATGGTCGACCCGGAGCTGGAGCGGTACTGGATGGGACCGCGCGGCGAGGGCGACGTCGGCGGTGTCGACCTCTACGTCGGCGGCGTCGAGCATGCGGTCCTGCACCTGCTGTACGCGCGGTTCTGGCACAAAGTGCTGCACGACCTGGGGTACGTGTCCAGCGAGGAGCCGTTCCGCCGGCTGGTCAACCAGGGCTACATCTCGGCCTACGCCTACACCGACGAGCGGGGCTTCTACGTGCCCGCCGCCGAGGTGGTCGAGAAGGACGGGGGCTTCTTCTTCGAGGGCGAGCCGGTCACCCGTGAGTACGGGAAGATCGGCAAGAGCCTGAAGAACATGGTCACGCCCGACGAGATGATCGGCGCCTACGGGGCGGACACGTTCCGGGTGTACGAGATGTCCACCGGGCCGCTGGAGCAATCGCGGCCGTGGGAGACCAAGGCCGTCGTCGGGTCGCAACGCCTGCTGCAGCGGATCTGGCGGGTGGTCGTCGACGAGGAGACCGGTGCGGTCCGCGCGTCCGACGCCGAGCCGGCGGAGGAGACGCTGCGGACGCTGCACAAGGCGATCGACGGCGTCCGTGACGGCTACTCGACGCTGCGGTTCAACATCGCGATCGCCCGGATCACCGAGCTGACCAACCACCTGACCCAGGTGTTCGGCGCGGACACCCCCGTGCCCCGGGCGGTGGCCGAGCCGCTGGTGCTGCTGGTGGCGCCGCTGGCCCCGCACCTTGCGGAGGAGCTGTGGTCGCGTCTCGGGCACCACGGGTCGACGGCCTGGACGCCCTTCCCCGAGGCCGACCAGCGCTGGCTGGTGGAGGACACCGTGCAGGTCGCCGTCCAGGTGAACGGCAAGGTGCGGTCGCAGGTGACGGTGCCGACCGACGCCGACGCCGCGGCGCTCGAGACCGCCGCCCGGGCGGACGAGAAGGTCGCCGGCTACCTGGACGGCGCGACGATCCGCCGCGTCGTCGCCGTCCCCGGCCGGCTGGTCAACTTCGTCCTCGGCTGA
- the lpdA gene encoding dihydrolipoyl dehydrogenase: MTAPASPADLVILGGGSGGYAAAFRASELGLNVVLIEKDKVGGTCLHRGCIPTKALLHAGEVADLAREGEQFGVKTSLAGIDMDGVNNYKNGVVSKLYKGLQGLVKARKITYVEGEGRLTSPTTVEVNGQSYEGKHVLLATGSYPRTLPGIELDGTKVITSEDALELDRVPSSAIVLGGGVIGCEFASAWKSFGVDVTIVEALPHLVPLEDESSSKLLERAFRRRKIGFELGSRVSGVQTTENGVKVTLENGKELEAELVLVAVGRGPVSSGIGYEEVGVAMERGYVLVDEYMRTNIPTISAVGDLVPTLQLAHVGFGEGILVAERVAGLEPAPIDYAGVPRITYSDPEVASVGLTEAQAKEKYGEVKTLTYDLAGNGRSQILKTTGAVKLIQAPDGPVVGIHMVGGHVGELIAEAQLIYNWEAEADDVASLIHPHPTQSEALGEAHLALAGKPLHVHG; encoded by the coding sequence GTGACCGCACCCGCCTCTCCCGCTGACCTGGTCATCCTCGGGGGTGGTTCGGGCGGCTACGCCGCAGCCTTCCGCGCCTCGGAGCTGGGCCTGAACGTCGTCCTCATCGAGAAGGACAAGGTCGGCGGCACCTGCCTGCACCGCGGCTGCATCCCCACCAAGGCCCTGCTGCACGCCGGCGAGGTCGCCGACCTGGCTCGCGAGGGCGAGCAGTTCGGGGTGAAGACGTCGCTGGCCGGCATCGACATGGACGGCGTCAACAACTACAAGAACGGCGTCGTCTCCAAGCTCTACAAGGGTCTGCAGGGCCTGGTGAAGGCACGCAAGATCACCTACGTGGAGGGTGAGGGGCGGCTCACCTCCCCGACCACCGTCGAGGTGAACGGACAGAGCTACGAGGGCAAGCACGTCCTGCTGGCCACCGGCTCGTACCCCCGCACGCTGCCGGGCATCGAACTGGACGGCACCAAGGTCATCACAAGCGAGGATGCCCTCGAGCTCGACCGCGTCCCCAGCTCCGCGATCGTCCTGGGTGGCGGCGTCATCGGCTGCGAGTTCGCCAGTGCCTGGAAGTCCTTCGGCGTCGACGTCACGATCGTCGAGGCCCTGCCGCACCTCGTGCCGCTGGAGGACGAGTCCTCCTCGAAGCTCCTGGAGCGTGCGTTCCGCCGCCGCAAGATCGGCTTCGAGCTCGGCAGCCGCGTCTCCGGCGTGCAGACCACCGAGAACGGCGTGAAGGTGACTCTGGAGAACGGCAAGGAGCTGGAGGCCGAGCTCGTGCTCGTCGCCGTCGGCCGCGGGCCGGTCAGCTCGGGCATCGGCTACGAGGAGGTCGGCGTCGCGATGGAGCGCGGGTACGTCCTCGTCGACGAGTACATGCGCACGAACATCCCGACGATTTCCGCCGTCGGCGACCTCGTCCCGACCCTGCAGCTGGCCCACGTCGGCTTCGGCGAGGGCATCCTCGTCGCCGAGCGGGTGGCCGGGCTCGAGCCGGCCCCCATCGACTACGCGGGCGTTCCGCGCATCACCTACTCCGACCCCGAGGTCGCCTCCGTCGGGCTCACCGAGGCCCAGGCCAAGGAGAAGTACGGCGAGGTGAAGACCCTCACCTACGACCTCGCCGGCAACGGCCGCAGCCAGATCCTCAAGACCACCGGCGCCGTGAAGCTCATCCAGGCCCCGGACGGTCCGGTCGTCGGCATCCACATGGTCGGTGGCCACGTCGGCGAGCTCATCGCCGAGGCCCAGCTGATCTACAACTGGGAGGCCGAGGCCGACGACGTCGCCAGCCTCATCCACCCGCACCCGACCCAGAGCGAAGCTCTCGGCGAGGCGCACCTGGCCCTGGCCGGCAAGCCCCTGCACGTGCACGGCTGA